One Methylophaga marina DNA window includes the following coding sequences:
- a CDS encoding DUF481 domain-containing protein — MYKPSLRTIFLLISSTLTNIAVADQVVLDDGSMLKGTVKQVANGQLIMDTAFANEVTIDYARVSQITTDKKYLIELDSRDRIVGQLSVDNNGQAQLTNTAFGNVDIDPKNIKNVWATDATKPQILAVQQEYQDEIETIKADKEKEVEDIKTSYETAINALREERNRLRDPWSGSIAMGVTGASGNTNRFGAHGRGELNRETDAERMNLYMEINFQKEDGEQTANQKLAGLSLERDISEMWFARGSADFEIDEFEELDLRAIAAASLGRFFIREDDLKFKGFAGLGYRFESYSDGTKDKDPTGVLGYDIKYKMNSKLSLFHDLTYYPSFSSPGTNYLIVTNFGGEMPITEKEDWKLRASLRSKYNSQPAEDAETTDTTYQMNLVYDWE; from the coding sequence ATGTACAAGCCTAGCTTGAGGACTATTTTTTTATTAATTTCAAGCACATTGACCAATATCGCAGTAGCTGACCAAGTCGTTCTTGATGATGGCAGTATGCTCAAAGGGACAGTAAAACAAGTCGCAAATGGTCAATTAATTATGGACACAGCCTTTGCTAATGAAGTCACGATTGATTATGCTCGTGTCAGCCAAATCACTACCGATAAAAAATATCTGATTGAGTTAGACAGCCGCGACAGAATAGTCGGCCAACTATCTGTTGATAATAACGGCCAAGCGCAACTGACTAATACAGCATTCGGTAATGTGGATATTGACCCAAAAAACATCAAAAACGTTTGGGCTACTGATGCCACCAAACCTCAAATTCTTGCTGTACAACAAGAATATCAAGACGAAATCGAAACCATTAAAGCTGACAAAGAAAAAGAAGTTGAAGACATAAAAACGTCTTATGAAACAGCGATTAACGCGCTACGTGAAGAACGAAATCGTCTGCGTGATCCATGGAGCGGCAGCATTGCAATGGGTGTAACGGGTGCATCAGGTAATACAAATCGATTTGGCGCGCATGGTCGAGGTGAGCTGAACCGAGAAACAGATGCCGAACGCATGAATCTCTACATGGAAATTAACTTCCAGAAAGAAGATGGCGAACAAACCGCCAACCAAAAGCTGGCCGGTCTATCTTTAGAACGTGATATCAGCGAAATGTGGTTTGCTCGTGGTTCAGCCGACTTTGAAATTGATGAGTTTGAAGAATTAGACTTACGTGCCATTGCCGCAGCGAGTTTAGGTCGATTTTTCATTCGTGAAGATGATCTCAAATTCAAAGGCTTCGCCGGTCTGGGTTATCGCTTTGAAAGCTACAGCGATGGCACAAAAGATAAAGACCCAACAGGTGTATTAGGCTATGACATCAAATACAAAATGAACAGTAAACTCAGTTTATTTCATGATCTGACCTACTACCCCTCATTCAGCAGCCCTGGCACCAATTATCTGATTGTCACCAATTTTGGTGGAGAAATGCCTATTACTGAAAAAGAAGACTGGAAATTACGTGCTAGCCTGCGTAGCAAATATAACAGTCAACCTGCTGAAGACGCTGAGACAACCGATACCACGTATCAAATGAACTTAGTCTATGATTGGGAATAA
- the rep gene encoding DNA helicase Rep, giving the protein MLNDLNPQQQEAARHIDGPLLVLAGAGSGKTRVITRKIAYLIEQCGIPAKNIAAVTFTNKAAREMKTRVSELMASRQNSAAARGLMVSTFHTLGLNILRREYKSLGYRSGFSIFDAQDSLAVLRDLMGRDFAADSEHAEQVQWQISEWKNQLILPDKAMQIAEAGTQMAAAKVYPLYTAALQAYNAVDFDDLILKPVVLFRENPEVLKKWQARIHYLLVDEYQDTNGCQYELVKQLVGIREALTVVGDDDQSVYSWRGARPENLAQLQTDYPRLKLIKLEQNYRSMSRILRVANTLIRNNPHVFEKQLWSALGEGDPIRVIGCRDDDHESEKVVSELLYHKLKHQASFKDYAILYRSNHQSRPIERVLREHNVPYFLTGGTSFFSRIEVKDIMAYLRLLANQDDDNAFLRVINTPRRGIGSSTLQALGNYATERKTSLFGACFEMGLAEKLPEKAILNLTHFANWLVDIADRAKRGDLMSAIRDMVEEIEYRGWLEETSGDPNKAERRMDNVLELLSWIERIIENDTEEKSIGDIAARLTLMDILDRQEDENQADAVHLMTLHAAKGLEFPHVFMIGMEEEILPHRTSIEEGTIEEERRLTYVGITRAQRSLVMTMANTRKRYGEKMECEESRFLRELPSDDLIWMSEKTQADPEERKERGKAHLSNIRQMLK; this is encoded by the coding sequence ATGCTCAATGATCTTAACCCGCAGCAGCAGGAAGCTGCGCGTCATATAGATGGACCCCTCCTAGTTTTAGCTGGTGCCGGTAGTGGTAAGACGCGGGTAATAACCCGAAAGATTGCCTATCTGATTGAGCAATGTGGTATTCCAGCCAAAAATATTGCTGCAGTCACTTTCACCAATAAAGCGGCGCGTGAGATGAAAACCCGTGTGTCTGAATTGATGGCCAGTCGTCAAAATTCGGCGGCAGCACGTGGTTTGATGGTCTCAACTTTCCACACACTTGGTTTGAATATTCTACGCCGTGAATATAAATCACTCGGATATCGCAGTGGTTTTTCTATTTTTGATGCTCAAGACAGTCTGGCGGTATTACGTGATCTGATGGGACGTGATTTTGCTGCAGATAGTGAGCATGCTGAACAGGTGCAGTGGCAAATATCAGAGTGGAAGAATCAGCTGATTCTGCCTGACAAGGCCATGCAAATTGCTGAAGCAGGTACGCAAATGGCTGCAGCGAAAGTGTATCCACTCTATACCGCTGCGTTACAAGCCTATAACGCCGTTGATTTTGATGATTTGATACTCAAACCGGTGGTGTTGTTTCGTGAAAACCCTGAAGTATTAAAAAAGTGGCAAGCGCGTATTCACTATTTGTTAGTGGATGAGTATCAGGATACCAATGGCTGCCAGTATGAGCTGGTCAAGCAGCTGGTCGGCATTCGTGAAGCACTGACAGTGGTAGGTGATGATGATCAGTCTGTCTATTCATGGCGTGGTGCCCGACCGGAAAATCTGGCACAACTACAGACCGACTATCCTCGTCTGAAACTGATTAAACTCGAACAAAATTACCGTTCCATGAGCCGCATTCTACGAGTGGCTAATACTCTGATACGCAATAATCCTCACGTATTTGAAAAGCAATTATGGAGTGCACTGGGAGAGGGTGATCCGATACGGGTGATCGGCTGTCGAGATGATGATCATGAATCAGAAAAAGTGGTGTCTGAGCTGCTTTATCACAAGCTGAAACATCAGGCCAGTTTCAAAGATTATGCGATCCTCTATCGCAGTAATCATCAGTCCAGACCGATTGAACGCGTATTACGTGAACATAATGTGCCTTACTTCTTAACTGGCGGCACATCGTTTTTCTCACGGATCGAAGTGAAAGACATCATGGCCTATCTGAGATTGCTAGCGAATCAGGATGATGACAATGCCTTCCTTCGGGTTATTAATACGCCGCGCCGTGGGATAGGTTCAAGCACTCTACAAGCTCTCGGTAATTATGCTACTGAGCGTAAAACCAGTTTGTTTGGTGCCTGCTTTGAGATGGGCCTGGCTGAAAAATTGCCTGAAAAAGCGATTCTGAATCTGACCCATTTTGCTAACTGGTTGGTTGATATTGCAGATAGAGCTAAACGTGGTGACTTAATGAGTGCGATCCGCGATATGGTCGAAGAAATCGAATATCGTGGTTGGCTGGAAGAGACCAGTGGTGATCCGAATAAAGCAGAGCGGCGCATGGACAACGTGCTCGAGCTGTTGAGCTGGATTGAACGTATCATCGAAAATGATACCGAAGAGAAAAGTATTGGCGATATTGCAGCCAGACTGACATTGATGGACATTCTGGATCGTCAGGAAGACGAAAACCAAGCTGATGCCGTGCATTTGATGACCTTACATGCTGCAAAAGGTCTGGAGTTTCCACATGTATTCATGATTGGCATGGAAGAAGAAATTCTGCCTCACCGAACTAGTATCGAAGAAGGCACCATCGAAGAAGAACGTCGCCTGACCTATGTCGGTATTACCCGAGCCCAACGCAGTCTGGTCATGACGATGGCCAATACGCGTAAGCGTTATGGGGAGAAGATGGAGTGTGAGGAAAGCCGTTTTCTTCGTGAGTTACCATCAGATGATCTGATTTGGATGTCTGAAAAAACACAGGCTGATCCGGAAGAACGCAAAGAGCGTGGTAAGGCGCATCTCTCTAATATTCGGCAAATGCTGAAATAA
- a CDS encoding cytochrome b encodes MINDSIDRYGSVTRFFHWLVAVLVFQQFFKFADRINDGKHWLGDTFGPYHVSIGAIIMILAIVRLLWSMKQKNQRPIIEGANSKLVKTVHSIMYFCLIAMPPLGALYIHGHGYPVKVFGQVLVEKPADKVQWAHDIGELHSVLAIVLVILVVGHIGAALYHHFIRKDDTLRRMV; translated from the coding sequence ATGATAAATGATTCGATAGACCGATATGGCAGTGTGACGCGTTTTTTCCACTGGTTAGTAGCCGTACTTGTTTTCCAACAATTTTTTAAATTTGCTGATCGGATTAACGATGGTAAACACTGGTTAGGCGACACGTTCGGTCCCTATCATGTGTCGATAGGCGCAATCATTATGATTCTCGCCATAGTGCGTTTATTGTGGAGTATGAAACAAAAAAATCAACGTCCGATTATTGAAGGTGCTAACAGCAAACTGGTAAAAACGGTACATAGCATCATGTATTTTTGCCTGATTGCTATGCCACCACTGGGTGCACTATATATCCATGGACATGGGTATCCAGTCAAAGTATTTGGTCAGGTGCTCGTTGAAAAACCAGCAGATAAAGTGCAATGGGCCCATGATATCGGCGAGTTACACTCAGTATTAGCTATCGTACTGGTTATTTTGGTGGTCGGCCATATTGGCGCTGCACTCTACCATCACTTTATACGCAAAGACGACACGCTTCGCCGCATGGTTTAG
- a CDS encoding YaiI/YqxD family protein, translating into MHIWVDADACPAVIKEILIRASRRTSLPLTFIANHAIKVPADNQIQFIQVASGFDMADDEIARRVQMKDLVITADIPLANDVIDRGGICLSPRGELMDKSNIAARLTMRNFMDTMRSSGVDTGGQNAFNHRDRMQFANQLDKIIQSSF; encoded by the coding sequence ATGCATATCTGGGTCGATGCCGACGCTTGTCCGGCTGTTATTAAAGAAATCCTGATTCGGGCTTCAAGACGCACCTCCCTGCCGCTGACCTTTATTGCAAACCACGCGATTAAGGTGCCGGCAGATAATCAAATTCAGTTTATTCAAGTCGCCTCAGGTTTTGACATGGCAGATGATGAGATAGCCCGCCGTGTTCAAATGAAAGATTTAGTTATCACTGCTGACATTCCACTTGCCAACGATGTGATTGATCGTGGCGGCATCTGCCTCAGCCCACGTGGTGAACTAATGGATAAAAGCAATATTGCTGCACGTTTAACCATGCGTAATTTTATGGATACCATGCGTTCAAGCGGTGTGGATACAGGTGGACAGAATGCCTTTAATCACCGTGACAGAATGCAGTTTGCCAATCAACTCGACAAAATTATTCAATCATCATTTTAA
- a CDS encoding Na+/H+ antiporter subunit G, whose protein sequence is MLEILLSILIILGGFFTLVGSLGLFKLPDFYMRLHGPTKASTLGVGAVLVASAIHFSTKTDGISLHEILVTLFLFITAPVSAHLMAKAALHIKVRQEKRTLNKSDQEE, encoded by the coding sequence ATGTTAGAAATTTTATTATCTATTCTGATTATTCTGGGTGGTTTCTTTACGCTGGTCGGTTCCCTAGGCTTATTCAAACTGCCTGACTTTTATATGCGTTTACATGGTCCCACCAAAGCCAGTACTTTAGGTGTCGGTGCTGTTCTGGTGGCATCTGCCATTCATTTCAGTACCAAAACTGACGGTATCAGCTTGCATGAAATACTGGTGACTTTATTTTTATTTATCACCGCTCCAGTCAGTGCACATTTGATGGCAAAGGCTGCACTTCATATAAAAGTCAGGCAAGAAAAACGTACGTTGAATAAATCTGACCAGGAAGAATAA
- a CDS encoding K+/H+ antiporter subunit F, with product MLNIAIITACVMVCTALLLSLYRLLIGPSVPDRILALDTLYINSIALLILLGIFLRSNLYYEAALLIALMGFMGTLALSKYLLRGDIME from the coding sequence ATGCTGAATATCGCCATCATTACAGCCTGCGTTATGGTGTGTACGGCCCTGCTATTGAGCCTTTATCGACTACTTATCGGTCCTAGTGTGCCGGATAGAATTCTGGCCCTCGATACACTGTATATTAATTCAATTGCCCTACTTATCCTGCTGGGTATTTTCCTGCGAAGCAATCTTTATTACGAAGCTGCTCTATTGATTGCGTTGATGGGGTTTATGGGTACACTCGCGCTAAGCAAATACCTGCTGCGCGGCGACATAATGGAATAA
- a CDS encoding Na+/H+ antiporter subunit E yields the protein MWRKCFPHPFLTLALWAIWLLLNNTLSAGHMILGGLLAIFIPWFSAGFWEERVMVRRPWLLIKFFSSVLWQIVIANIHVARLILMSSDKLRPGFVEIPLDLTSPLAISILANTISLTPGTVTCDLSKDQKKLLIHALHIDDAQTTIDEIKQLFEKPLKEIFN from the coding sequence ATGTGGCGAAAATGCTTTCCTCATCCATTTCTCACTCTGGCCTTATGGGCTATCTGGCTTTTATTGAATAACACCTTATCGGCTGGCCATATGATTTTAGGTGGCTTACTCGCAATATTTATTCCTTGGTTCAGTGCTGGATTCTGGGAGGAGCGCGTCATGGTACGTCGGCCATGGTTGCTGATTAAGTTTTTCAGCTCTGTGCTCTGGCAGATAGTGATTGCCAATATTCATGTGGCGCGTCTTATTCTCATGTCCTCAGATAAACTGCGACCCGGTTTTGTTGAGATACCATTGGATTTAACCTCACCATTGGCGATCAGTATTCTTGCCAATACCATTTCACTGACTCCCGGGACTGTCACCTGTGACTTGTCTAAAGACCAGAAAAAGCTGTTGATTCATGCCCTGCATATCGATGATGCCCAAACAACCATTGATGAAATCAAACAGCTGTTTGAAAAACCGTTAAAGGAGATTTTCAACTAA
- a CDS encoding monovalent cation/H+ antiporter subunit D, giving the protein MTLSQLPILLILLPLLGGILTLFSRPKGIPLQRVVSLIFTMALLLLSIYTVTIANSGDYSVYLLGNWTAPFGIVMVLDKLSSLMILLTSILAVIALAYAISQGTDKKGQHFHVLYQIQLFGLNGAFLTGDLFNLFVFFEVLLLASYGLLLHGGGRLRTKGGLHYVVINLVGSSLFLFAVGTLYGILGTLNIADMSTHIAQLDSAHQGIVAAAGLLLLVVFGIKAAIFPLYLWLPSAYANTSAAVAALFAIMTKVGLYAIIRVHGTLFSEQASALAGLHAEVVLSLGLVTLAMAVLGVFASRALKEQTAFLILASVATLLIGIGINTTEALAATLYYLIHSTLIGAGLFLVADIIARARGSYSDRLRPGAPMKHAVVLGSVFFITAIAIVGMPPLSGFIGKVMILEAALSSTLSTWIYAIILIGSLLMIMAMARSGSIIFYQTDTSLDDDSEKLNIRALALALVLVLASPILVIAAGPISDFTQSVASQLNDHQAYIDAVMGQPAYQGGE; this is encoded by the coding sequence ATGACACTGTCACAGCTGCCTATTCTGCTCATTTTGTTACCTTTATTGGGTGGCATACTGACATTATTTTCTCGGCCCAAAGGTATCCCGCTGCAGCGTGTAGTTAGCCTGATATTCACTATGGCTCTGCTGCTGCTGAGTATCTACACCGTCACTATCGCCAATAGTGGTGATTATTCTGTTTACTTACTTGGTAACTGGACAGCGCCATTTGGCATCGTGATGGTGTTGGATAAGTTATCTTCCTTGATGATACTGCTGACATCCATACTGGCAGTTATTGCATTGGCTTATGCCATTTCTCAGGGTACCGATAAAAAAGGTCAACATTTTCATGTGCTCTATCAAATCCAGCTTTTTGGTCTGAATGGTGCCTTCCTGACTGGTGACTTGTTTAATCTGTTTGTCTTCTTCGAAGTGCTGCTACTCGCATCATATGGATTATTACTCCATGGCGGCGGTCGCCTTCGCACTAAAGGCGGACTGCATTATGTCGTCATTAATCTGGTCGGCTCCAGCTTGTTTTTATTCGCTGTGGGCACACTCTATGGCATTTTGGGCACATTAAATATCGCTGATATGTCTACGCACATTGCTCAGCTGGACAGTGCTCATCAAGGTATTGTGGCAGCAGCTGGACTGCTTCTTTTAGTGGTGTTTGGTATCAAAGCGGCTATTTTCCCGCTCTATTTGTGGCTACCTAGTGCCTATGCCAATACCTCTGCTGCCGTGGCTGCTTTATTTGCGATCATGACCAAAGTGGGTCTCTACGCGATTATTCGTGTTCATGGCACGTTATTCTCAGAACAGGCAAGCGCGCTAGCTGGCTTACATGCTGAGGTAGTGTTAAGTCTTGGCTTGGTCACGTTAGCAATGGCCGTCCTTGGTGTATTTGCATCCCGTGCCTTAAAAGAACAAACCGCTTTTCTGATACTGGCTTCCGTCGCCACGCTTTTGATTGGTATCGGGATTAATACAACCGAAGCCTTAGCGGCTACCTTGTATTATCTAATTCATTCCACGCTGATTGGTGCCGGATTATTTCTGGTAGCCGACATCATTGCTCGTGCCAGAGGCTCATACTCTGATAGGTTACGTCCTGGCGCCCCAATGAAACATGCCGTTGTTTTAGGCTCTGTGTTTTTCATTACCGCTATTGCTATTGTAGGCATGCCACCATTGTCAGGGTTTATCGGTAAAGTAATGATTTTGGAAGCCGCGCTGAGCAGCACATTAAGTACCTGGATCTATGCCATCATTTTAATAGGCAGCTTATTAATGATTATGGCGATGGCACGGTCAGGCTCAATCATTTTCTATCAAACGGATACCTCTCTCGATGATGACAGTGAGAAGCTGAATATACGTGCATTGGCTCTGGCTTTAGTTTTAGTGCTAGCCAGTCCGATATTAGTCATTGCAGCCGGTCCTATATCTGATTTTACCCAGAGTGTGGCTTCACAACTGAATGATCATCAAGCTTATATCGATGCGGTAATGGGCCAACCTGCTTATCAGGGAGGAGAATAA
- a CDS encoding Na+/H+ antiporter subunit C, with protein MEWLVAIAIGVMTSSGVYLVLRARTFPLVLGLTLISYAVNVFLFVMGRLQIGKAAIISAETTKYTDPLPQALVLTAIVIAFGMTAFLIVLALKARSELGNDHVDGMSYVAEEQENKVAGGDAK; from the coding sequence ATGGAGTGGTTAGTTGCCATCGCGATAGGTGTCATGACATCAAGTGGTGTCTACCTTGTGCTTCGGGCTCGTACCTTTCCTCTGGTACTGGGGTTAACGCTGATTTCCTATGCAGTGAATGTATTTTTATTCGTTATGGGTCGCTTACAAATTGGTAAGGCTGCCATTATCTCTGCGGAAACAACCAAATATACCGATCCTCTTCCTCAGGCGCTGGTATTAACCGCCATCGTCATCGCATTTGGCATGACGGCATTTTTGATTGTTCTGGCTTTAAAAGCACGTAGTGAACTAGGTAACGATCATGTCGATGGCATGAGTTATGTGGCTGAAGAACAGGAGAATAAAGTAGCAGGAGGAGATGCCAAATGA
- a CDS encoding monovalent cation/H+ antiporter subunit A, which produces MNLLAFNLPLVALIPFLGAPIAAWAARFNRVASAWVAGIVTLLALLILMPAVHIPFDNETLIQSWSWLPALGLDFAFRLDGLSLLFSFLILLIGLLVILYARYYLSAQDSMGRFFAYLLMFMGSMLGIVLSENLIQLVIFWELTSLTSFLLISYWQYSQDARDGARMALTITGAGGLAMLAGVLMIGNMVGSFNLTDVLASGDLIRQNEHYLTALVLILLGVFTKSAQFPFHFWLPHAMAAPTPVSAYLHSATMVKAGIFILARLFPVLSGTEAWGWLVGGAGMITMVLGAYTALFKHDLKGLLAYSTISHLGLITLLFGFSTKLAAVAAIFHIINHATFKASLFMVAGIIDHECGTRDMRKVNGLLKYMPHTAVLAMIAASAMAGVPLLNGFLSKEMFFQQALTATDHHTLSWAIPVIVTFGAVFSVAYSLRFIHDVFFNGEPQGLSKTPHEPPRFMKIPVDILVLLCLGVGMVPMLIVAPILSVAVAASIQSVPPDYSLAIWHGFNIPLLMSFIALLFGVIVYFYREKLFRWHDTNLPRLDAKTLFNRITHGLLVLSGRISRLFDRGSLQNAISWVLLSGVAATLYGFLQFDSPLFGDRTLLDANLLTMVQVGILVIASILTALLHHQRLVSLIIIGVIGLIVSLGFVKFSAPDLALTQLSVEVVTIVLLLLALFFLPQHSPQERSHRRLFRDLVLSISAGVTVMLLAMAVMSRDYASISGFFLENSKPGGGGTNVVNVILVDFRGFDTLGEIVVLALAGLGIFALLKDLKLPAPQRDIEGREWSHDPHPPIMQTLTRLLFPLMLMVAVFIFLRGHNLPGGGFIAGLIAAVALISQYLANGIAWTNARIKVDMHKVIAVGLTAAFVTGLAAMFLSYPFLTTTFTYLTWPIVGKFEIASAMIFDLGVFLVVVGATVLILVELGKLSHASHGLAQQEKK; this is translated from the coding sequence ATGAATTTATTGGCGTTCAACTTACCTTTAGTTGCTCTAATCCCTTTTCTGGGCGCACCTATTGCCGCATGGGCTGCAAGATTTAATCGTGTTGCCTCAGCCTGGGTGGCGGGCATTGTCACCCTTTTAGCACTATTGATCTTGATGCCAGCTGTTCATATTCCTTTCGATAATGAAACACTGATTCAGAGCTGGTCATGGCTACCTGCACTGGGTTTAGATTTCGCGTTTCGACTTGATGGCCTGTCGCTACTCTTTAGTTTTCTGATCTTACTGATTGGACTACTTGTCATTCTGTATGCACGCTATTATTTATCGGCTCAGGACTCAATGGGCCGTTTTTTTGCGTATTTATTGATGTTTATGGGCTCAATGTTAGGCATTGTGCTTTCAGAAAATTTAATCCAGCTTGTTATATTCTGGGAATTAACATCCTTAACGTCATTTTTATTGATCAGTTACTGGCAGTACAGCCAAGATGCCCGCGATGGTGCAAGAATGGCACTGACCATCACTGGTGCCGGTGGTTTAGCTATGCTGGCTGGCGTATTAATGATTGGCAATATGGTTGGCAGCTTTAACCTCACCGACGTGTTAGCATCAGGCGATCTTATTCGCCAAAATGAACACTATCTGACGGCATTAGTATTAATTTTATTGGGCGTCTTTACGAAATCAGCTCAATTCCCTTTTCACTTCTGGCTGCCTCACGCCATGGCAGCACCGACCCCTGTATCGGCCTACTTACATTCAGCCACAATGGTGAAAGCCGGTATTTTTATTCTTGCTCGACTATTTCCCGTTCTTTCAGGTACTGAGGCCTGGGGTTGGTTAGTGGGCGGTGCAGGTATGATAACCATGGTGCTGGGCGCCTATACCGCACTCTTTAAGCATGATTTAAAAGGCTTGTTAGCCTATTCCACCATAAGTCATCTGGGATTAATCACGCTGTTGTTTGGTTTTAGCACCAAATTAGCCGCTGTGGCGGCCATCTTCCACATCATTAATCATGCGACCTTCAAAGCATCGTTATTCATGGTGGCTGGAATTATCGATCATGAATGTGGTACCCGCGATATGCGCAAAGTAAATGGCCTATTAAAATACATGCCACATACCGCTGTACTCGCCATGATCGCGGCCTCTGCCATGGCAGGTGTTCCCCTTCTGAATGGCTTCCTGAGTAAGGAAATGTTTTTCCAACAAGCTTTAACCGCAACGGATCACCATACTCTTAGTTGGGCGATTCCCGTCATTGTGACATTCGGCGCCGTTTTTTCTGTTGCTTACTCGCTAAGATTTATCCACGATGTATTTTTTAATGGTGAACCTCAGGGCTTAAGCAAAACACCACATGAACCACCACGGTTTATGAAGATACCTGTCGATATTCTGGTATTGCTGTGTCTTGGGGTGGGTATGGTACCCATGCTGATTGTCGCCCCGATTCTAAGTGTGGCTGTCGCGGCGAGCATACAATCTGTACCACCTGATTATAGTCTTGCTATCTGGCATGGTTTCAATATCCCTTTATTAATGAGTTTTATTGCTCTGTTATTCGGCGTTATTGTCTATTTCTATCGGGAAAAATTATTCCGCTGGCACGATACAAATTTACCTCGTCTGGATGCGAAAACACTGTTTAACAGAATCACACACGGCTTGTTAGTGCTGAGTGGCAGAATCAGTCGATTATTTGATCGTGGCTCTTTGCAAAATGCCATTAGTTGGGTATTGCTATCTGGTGTCGCGGCAACGTTGTATGGATTTTTACAGTTTGATAGCCCACTGTTTGGTGACCGTACTTTACTGGATGCGAACCTGCTCACCATGGTGCAAGTGGGTATTCTTGTGATTGCCAGTATATTAACGGCGTTATTGCATCATCAAAGACTTGTTTCACTGATTATTATCGGTGTGATTGGTTTGATCGTCTCCCTGGGCTTTGTGAAATTCTCAGCACCTGATTTGGCTTTGACGCAATTATCCGTTGAAGTCGTCACGATTGTGCTGCTGTTATTGGCTCTGTTCTTCTTACCACAGCACAGTCCTCAGGAAAGAAGTCATAGACGACTGTTTCGCGACCTGGTTTTATCCATTTCTGCAGGTGTCACGGTGATGTTATTAGCCATGGCTGTAATGAGCCGGGATTACGCGAGTATTTCTGGATTCTTCCTTGAGAACAGCAAGCCTGGTGGCGGTGGTACTAACGTGGTGAATGTTATTCTAGTGGATTTCCGTGGCTTTGATACATTGGGCGAAATTGTTGTACTAGCCTTAGCTGGTCTGGGTATTTTTGCGCTACTCAAAGATCTGAAATTACCTGCACCGCAACGTGACATAGAGGGACGTGAGTGGAGTCATGACCCTCACCCGCCGATTATGCAAACACTGACAAGACTGCTATTCCCATTAATGTTAATGGTTGCCGTCTTTATCTTCTTGCGAGGTCACAACTTACCTGGTGGTGGCTTTATCGCAGGATTGATTGCTGCAGTAGCACTCATTTCACAGTATCTTGCAAACGGTATTGCCTGGACAAACGCCAGAATCAAAGTGGATATGCATAAAGTCATTGCGGTTGGTTTAACAGCAGCTTTTGTCACCGGGTTAGCAGCCATGTTCCTGTCTTATCCGTTCCTAACGACGACATTCACCTATCTGACATGGCCGATTGTTGGCAAATTTGAAATTGCCAGTGCCATGATATTTGATTTAGGTGTATTTCTGGTGGTCGTTGGTGCAACCGTACTTATTCTGGTCGAACTGGGTAAGCTCAGTCACGCATCTCATGGTTTAGCTCAACAGGAGAAAAAATAG
- a CDS encoding c-type cytochrome: MNNNNSGQFLIGSIVTVLILFGLILVVLDNALELGKNATAPASMDEEAVAERIKPVAEVNIGEPPAVQAAPAEEDTNTGGAGEQIVTQVCAACHGAGLMNSPKIGNAADWAPRIEKGIDTLHKHAIEGFNMMPAKGGRSDLSDEAIMEAVDYMVAQSQ, from the coding sequence GTGAATAATAATAATTCTGGTCAATTTCTAATTGGTAGTATTGTCACCGTATTAATACTTTTCGGTTTGATATTAGTTGTGCTGGATAACGCACTTGAATTAGGTAAGAACGCAACGGCTCCAGCCAGCATGGATGAAGAAGCGGTCGCTGAACGTATTAAACCCGTTGCAGAAGTCAATATTGGTGAGCCACCTGCTGTACAAGCAGCACCTGCAGAAGAAGATACCAATACTGGTGGCGCCGGTGAACAAATCGTGACGCAAGTCTGTGCTGCCTGCCATGGTGCTGGACTGATGAATTCACCAAAAATTGGTAATGCTGCAGACTGGGCTCCACGTATTGAAAAAGGTATCGACACCCTGCATAAGCATGCTATTGAAGGCTTTAATATGATGCCAGCTAAAGGTGGTCGCTCTGATCTGAGTGATGAAGCAATAATGGAAGCGGTAGACTACATGGTTGCTCAATCACAATAG